Within the Arthrobacter sp. UKPF54-2 genome, the region CGGGCCTGCGCCCGCGCCGCCGGGACGGCCGCACAGACCCAGGAAGGCTGAAGCACATGCAGATCAGCATGACCGTTAACGGCAACGAAGTGACGTCCGAGATTGAACCGCGGGTGCTCCTGGTGCACTACATCCGCGAGGTGCTGGGCCTGACCGGCACCCACTGGGGCTGCGACACCAGCAACTGCGGGACCTGCGTGGTCCTGATGGACGGCCAGCCGGTGAAGTCCTGCACCGTCCTCGCGGCCATGGCCGCCGGGCACGACATCCGCACCGTCGAGGGGCTCGCCACCGGCGCCACGCTGGACCCGGTCCAGCAGGGCTTTATGGAAGAGCACGGGCTGCAGTGCGGCTTCTGCACCCCGGGCATGATGCTCACCGCCCGCGCCTTGCTGGACAAGAACCCGCACCCGGACGAGGGCGAGATCAGGCAGGCCATCTCCGGGCAGATCTGCCGGTGCACCGGCTACTCCACGATCATCCGCTCCGTGCAGTGGGCCGCCGCCCACCCGGCCGCCGCTGCCGACGGCGGCGGCGAGGCCGCCGACGAGGTCCTCGACGGCACCGACACCGTGGTGGAGGACGTCGCGACGGAAATCGACAACGCAGAGGTGAAGGCATGACTGTCATCCACGAGCGGGGCAGCAACCCCGCAGCCGGCGACGCGGACCGCCCGATCGGCTACGGCCGCATCCAGCGCAAGGAAGACCCCCGCTTCGTCCGCGGCAAGGGCCACTACGTCGACGACCTTGTGCTGCCCGGCATGCTGCACGGCGCGATCCTGCGCGCCCCGGTGGCGCATGCCCGGCTCGTCTCGATCGACACCACCAACGCCCTGGCCCACCCCAAGGTGCTCGCCGTCATCACCGGCAAGGACCTGGAAGGCCTCAAGCTCGCCTGGGCGCCGACCCTGTCCGCCGACGTTCAGGCGGTGCTGGTCACGGACAAGGTCCGGTTCCAGGGCCAGGAGGTCGCGTTCGTCGTCGCCGAGGACCGGTACGCCGCCCGCGACGCGCTGGAACTGATCGACGTCGAATACGACATGCTGCCGCCGCTGGTCGACGCACGCCGGGCCCTCGACGCCGACGCGCCCGTCATTCGGGACGAAATCGAGGGCCGGACGGACAACAAGATCTTCGACTGGGAGATCGGCAGCGCGGCGGAGACCGACGCGCTGTTCGCGAGCGCCGACGTCGTCGTCAGCCAGGAGATGGTCTACCCGCGGGTGCACCCGGCGCCGATGGAAACCTGCGGCGCCGTCGCCGACTTCGATGCCGTTAACGGCAAACTGACCCTCTACGAGACCACCCAGGCCCCCCACGCCCACCGCACGCTGTTCGCCATCGTCGCAGGCATCCCGGAACACAAGATCCGGATCGTGTCCCCGGACATCGGCGGCGGCTTCGGCAACAAGGTCGGCATCTACCCCGGCTACATCCTCGCCGTCGTCGGCTCGATTGTCACCGGCCGGCCGGTGAAATGGGTCGAGGACCGCTCGGAGAACCTGATGTCCACCTCCTTCGCCCGCGACTACATCATGCAGGGCGAGATCGCCGCGACCCGGGACGGGAAAATCCTTGCGCTGCGCACGAATGTGCTGGCCGACCACGGCGCCTTCAACGCCACCGCCCAGCCCACGAAAACCCCGGCCGGCTTCTTCTCCATCTTCACCGGCAGCTACGACCTGCAGGCCGCCTACTGCAAGGTCACCGGCGTCTACACCAACAAGGCTCCCGGCGGCGTGGCCTACGCCTGCTCCTTCCGCGTCACCGAGGCCGTGTACCTCGTGGAGCGGATGGTGGACATCCTCGCCCGGAAACTGGAGATGGACCCGGCGGAGCTGCGGCTGAAGAACTTCATCAAACCGGAACAGTTCCCCTACGCCAACAAGACCGGCTGGGTCTACGACTCGGGCAACTACGAGGCAGCAATGCGGAAGTCCATGGAGCTGGCCGGCTACGAGGACCTCCGCCGCGAACAGGAGCAGAAGCGGGCCAAGGGCGAGCTGATGGGCATCGGCATCTCCTTCTTCACGGAGGTCGTCGGCGCCGGGCCGCGCAAGCACTTCGACATCGTCGGCCTGGGCATGGCCGACGGCGCCGAACTCCGGGTCCACCCCACCGGCAAGGCCGTGGTTCGGATCTCGGTGCAAAGCCAGGGCCAGGGCCACGAAACCACGTTCGCCCAGATCGTCGCGGAGGAACTCGGCATCCCGCCGGAGAACATCGACGTCGTCCACGGCGACACCGACCAGACGCCGTTCGGCCTCGGCACCTACGGCAGCCGTTCGACGCCGGTCAGCGGCGGCGCCGTGGCGCTCGTGGCCCGCAAGGTGCGGGAGAAGGCGAAGCTGATCGCCGCGGCGATGCTGGAGACCCGCCCGGAGGACCTGGAATGGGAGAAGGGCCGCTGGTTCGTCAAGGGCGACCCCACCGCGGGGAAGACCATCGAGGACATCGCGATGGCCGCCCACGGGACGCTGACGCTGCCCGAGGGCGTCGACGGCAACCTCGACGCCGAGGTCACCTACGACCCGCCCAACCTCACGTTCCCGTTCGGCGCGTACATCTGCGTCGTCGACGTCGACCCGGGAACCGGGCACGTGAAGGTGCGGCGCTTCGTGGCGGTGGACGACTGCGGGACCCGGATCAACCCGATGATCATCGAGGGCCAGGTCCATGGCGGCCTGACCGACGGCGTCGGGATGGCCCTGATGGAGATCATCGAGTTCGACGCGGACGGCAACAACCTCGGCGGGTCGTTTATGGACTACCTCATCCCCACGGCCATGGAGGTCCCGGACTGGGAGACCGGCTTTACGGTCACCCCGTCCCCGCACCACCCCATCGGCGCCAAGGGCATCGGCGAGTCCGCCACGGTCGGGTCGCCGCCCGCGATCGTAAACGCCGTTGTGGACGCACTGGCCCCCTTCGGGGTCACGCACATGGACATGCCCTGCACCCCGGCCCGGGTCTGGGCCGCCATGCAGGGCCGGGCGAGGCCGCCGATCTGATGACCACCACCGCTGAATCCATCGCCGCCCGGGCCGGCGAGCTCACCGCCCGCCGCGAGCCGTTTGTGCATGCCACGGTGGTCCGCGCGCAGCATCCGACCAGCGCCCGCGCCGGAGACACCGCCCTGCTGCTGCCCGGCGGCGAGCTGCAGGGCTTCGTCGGCGGCAACTGCGTCGAGTCCTCGGTCCGGGAGTACGGGCTGCAGGTGCTGGCGTCCGGGGAACCCCTGCTGCTGCGCGTCCTGCCCGGCGAACCGTCGCACCGCACCGAGGAGGGCGCCGTCGAGGTGTCCAACCCGTGCCTGAGCGGCGGCGCGATCGAGATCTTCCTGCAGCCCCGGATCCCTGCGCCCCGGGTGGTGGTGGTCGGGGCCGCGCCGGTGGCGCAGGCGCTCGCCGCGCTGGGGCCCGGCGTCGGGTTCGACGTCGAACTCGCCGACGGCGACGCGGCGCAGCCCCGCCCCGGGGACGCCGCCCTGATCGTCGCCTCGCACGGCAAGGCCGAGGAAGGCGCCCTCGAAGCGGCGTTGCGCGCGGGCGTGCCCTACGTGGCCCTCGTGGCGAGCGAGGTGCGCGGAGCCGCCGTGCTGGACTCCCTCGACGTCGACGATGTGCTGCGCTCGCGGGTCTACACCCCGGCGGGGCTGCAACTGGGCGCCCGCACCCCCGGGGAAATCGCCCTGTCCATCCTCGCCCAGCTGGTCCAGGAGCGGGCCACGGCGCGGGCGCACGCGCACACCGGCGGGGTTCCGGCCCCCTCGACCCCGCAGCCGAAGACCGCGGTGGACCCGGTATGCGGCATGTCCGTACCGGCAGTGGAATCGTCCCTGCACCTGGAGCACAACGGCGTCACCGTCTACTTCTGCTCCCCCGGCTGCCGCGCGGCCTTCCGCAAGGACCCGGAGCGCTATGCCCTCAGCACCTGACTCCCCCGCGCCCG harbors:
- a CDS encoding (2Fe-2S)-binding protein; its protein translation is MQISMTVNGNEVTSEIEPRVLLVHYIREVLGLTGTHWGCDTSNCGTCVVLMDGQPVKSCTVLAAMAAGHDIRTVEGLATGATLDPVQQGFMEEHGLQCGFCTPGMMLTARALLDKNPHPDEGEIRQAISGQICRCTGYSTIIRSVQWAAAHPAAAADGGGEAADEVLDGTDTVVEDVATEIDNAEVKA
- a CDS encoding aerobic carbon-monoxide dehydrogenase large subunit is translated as MTVIHERGSNPAAGDADRPIGYGRIQRKEDPRFVRGKGHYVDDLVLPGMLHGAILRAPVAHARLVSIDTTNALAHPKVLAVITGKDLEGLKLAWAPTLSADVQAVLVTDKVRFQGQEVAFVVAEDRYAARDALELIDVEYDMLPPLVDARRALDADAPVIRDEIEGRTDNKIFDWEIGSAAETDALFASADVVVSQEMVYPRVHPAPMETCGAVADFDAVNGKLTLYETTQAPHAHRTLFAIVAGIPEHKIRIVSPDIGGGFGNKVGIYPGYILAVVGSIVTGRPVKWVEDRSENLMSTSFARDYIMQGEIAATRDGKILALRTNVLADHGAFNATAQPTKTPAGFFSIFTGSYDLQAAYCKVTGVYTNKAPGGVAYACSFRVTEAVYLVERMVDILARKLEMDPAELRLKNFIKPEQFPYANKTGWVYDSGNYEAAMRKSMELAGYEDLRREQEQKRAKGELMGIGISFFTEVVGAGPRKHFDIVGLGMADGAELRVHPTGKAVVRISVQSQGQGHETTFAQIVAEELGIPPENIDVVHGDTDQTPFGLGTYGSRSTPVSGGAVALVARKVREKAKLIAAAMLETRPEDLEWEKGRWFVKGDPTAGKTIEDIAMAAHGTLTLPEGVDGNLDAEVTYDPPNLTFPFGAYICVVDVDPGTGHVKVRRFVAVDDCGTRINPMIIEGQVHGGLTDGVGMALMEIIEFDADGNNLGGSFMDYLIPTAMEVPDWETGFTVTPSPHHPIGAKGIGESATVGSPPAIVNAVVDALAPFGVTHMDMPCTPARVWAAMQGRARPPI
- a CDS encoding XdhC family protein produces the protein MTTTAESIAARAGELTARREPFVHATVVRAQHPTSARAGDTALLLPGGELQGFVGGNCVESSVREYGLQVLASGEPLLLRVLPGEPSHRTEEGAVEVSNPCLSGGAIEIFLQPRIPAPRVVVVGAAPVAQALAALGPGVGFDVELADGDAAQPRPGDAALIVASHGKAEEGALEAALRAGVPYVALVASEVRGAAVLDSLDVDDVLRSRVYTPAGLQLGARTPGEIALSILAQLVQERATARAHAHTGGVPAPSTPQPKTAVDPVCGMSVPAVESSLHLEHNGVTVYFCSPGCRAAFRKDPERYALST